A genome region from Micromonospora inyonensis includes the following:
- a CDS encoding ABC transporter substrate-binding protein gives MGVIPRRRLAAIALVAATALIAPTACGGSDEPAGGGPITLTVDVFGQFGYEELYREYEATHKGVKIVERGTGGNLDEYSPKLTQWLAAGKGAGDVVAIEEGLMVEYKANPDHFVNLLDHDAGELKGNFLEWKWNQGLTADGKHLIGLGTDVGGMAMCYRKDLFAKAGLPTERDEVSKLWPTWQEYVKVGEQFKAKNTGASFLDAATNIFNTIVLQTAGSGPGHHYYDTSDKLVVDSNPAVRQAWDTTMDIVDSGLSGKYGSWSEEWVSAFKQAKFATIACPAWMTGVIEGNAGPAAKGKWDIARVPGEGGNWGGSHLAVPKQSKHQAEAIELVKFLTSAKGQIGAFKAKGPLPSSPQALDDPAIVDSTNPYFSDAPVGKIFAEGAKTLKPVYMGPKNQAVRTEVENAVRTVELGQRSPEEGWKDAVNNAKKAADK, from the coding sequence ATGGGTGTCATTCCGCGCCGCCGCCTCGCGGCGATCGCCCTGGTCGCGGCCACCGCATTGATCGCCCCCACCGCCTGCGGCGGGAGTGACGAGCCCGCCGGCGGCGGCCCGATCACACTGACCGTCGACGTCTTCGGCCAGTTCGGCTACGAGGAGCTGTACCGGGAGTACGAGGCCACCCACAAGGGTGTCAAGATCGTCGAGCGGGGTACCGGCGGGAACCTGGACGAGTACTCCCCCAAGCTCACCCAGTGGCTGGCCGCCGGCAAGGGCGCCGGGGACGTGGTCGCCATCGAGGAAGGGTTGATGGTCGAGTACAAGGCCAACCCCGACCACTTCGTCAACCTGCTCGACCACGACGCCGGTGAGCTGAAGGGCAACTTCCTGGAGTGGAAGTGGAACCAGGGCCTCACCGCCGACGGCAAGCACCTCATCGGCCTCGGCACCGACGTGGGCGGCATGGCGATGTGCTACCGCAAGGACCTCTTCGCCAAGGCCGGCCTGCCCACCGAGCGGGACGAGGTCTCCAAGCTCTGGCCGACCTGGCAGGAGTACGTCAAGGTGGGTGAGCAGTTCAAGGCGAAGAACACCGGCGCCTCCTTCCTCGACGCGGCGACCAACATCTTCAACACCATCGTGCTCCAGACCGCCGGCAGCGGACCGGGCCACCACTACTACGACACCAGCGACAAGCTGGTCGTCGACAGCAACCCGGCCGTCCGCCAGGCGTGGGACACCACCATGGACATCGTCGACTCCGGCCTGTCCGGGAAGTACGGCTCCTGGTCCGAGGAGTGGGTCTCCGCCTTCAAGCAGGCCAAGTTCGCCACCATCGCCTGCCCGGCCTGGATGACCGGAGTGATCGAGGGCAACGCCGGTCCGGCCGCCAAGGGCAAGTGGGACATCGCGCGGGTGCCCGGCGAGGGCGGCAACTGGGGCGGCTCGCACCTGGCCGTGCCGAAGCAGAGCAAGCACCAGGCCGAGGCGATCGAGCTCGTCAAGTTCCTGACCAGTGCCAAGGGGCAGATCGGCGCCTTCAAGGCCAAGGGCCCGCTGCCGTCGTCCCCGCAGGCCCTCGACGACCCGGCGATCGTGGACTCGACGAACCCGTACTTCTCCGACGCCCCGGTCGGAAAGATCTTCGCCGAGGGCGCCAAGACCCTGAAGCCGGTCTACATGGGCCCGAAGAACCAGGCGGTCCGGACCGAGGTGGAGAACGCCGTCCGCACCGTCGAACTCGGCCAGCGCAGCCCCGAGGAGGGCTGGAAGGACGCGGTGAACAACGCCAAGAAGGCCGCCGACAAGTGA
- a CDS encoding maleylpyruvate isomerase N-terminal domain-containing protein translates to MSRMHVSKDFWIGALRTEGPAFAAAVAEAPPETPVLSRPGWTVTDLALDLAGVYRFAQERIAAGHAGAPAAPRPERPEVPAGSTPARVWQESYERLLTLFDGLDPEAPAWNWAPQPKRAGFWLRRTAHDTAVHRWDAQLAIAAGEPIEAKLAADGVSEVLDTFLPAGRRPAPGQWRGVVQLVANDAGQEWFLRLRGEGVALLDTGTILDHDDHHARVHAVGTASDLLLALWGRVDFGTLEVTGDRSLLAGLRVA, encoded by the coding sequence ATGAGCAGAATGCACGTCAGCAAGGATTTCTGGATCGGCGCGCTCCGGACGGAGGGCCCGGCGTTCGCCGCCGCCGTGGCCGAGGCGCCGCCGGAGACGCCTGTCCTCTCCCGCCCCGGTTGGACGGTCACCGACCTCGCGTTGGACCTCGCCGGGGTCTACCGGTTCGCCCAGGAGCGCATCGCCGCGGGCCACGCCGGCGCGCCGGCGGCACCGCGTCCGGAGCGGCCCGAGGTGCCCGCCGGCTCGACCCCCGCGCGGGTCTGGCAGGAGTCGTACGAGCGGTTGCTAACGCTCTTCGACGGCCTGGACCCGGAGGCGCCGGCGTGGAACTGGGCACCGCAGCCGAAGCGGGCCGGTTTCTGGCTGCGCCGGACGGCACACGACACCGCTGTCCACCGTTGGGACGCGCAGCTCGCCATCGCGGCCGGTGAGCCGATCGAGGCGAAGCTCGCCGCCGACGGGGTGAGCGAGGTACTGGACACCTTCCTGCCGGCCGGCCGACGCCCGGCGCCGGGGCAGTGGCGCGGGGTGGTGCAGCTGGTGGCGAACGACGCGGGGCAGGAGTGGTTCCTGCGGCTGCGCGGGGAGGGGGTGGCCCTGCTCGACACCGGCACCATCCTCGACCACGACGACCACCACGCGCGGGTGCACGCGGTGGGCACCGCCAGCGACCTGCTGCTGGCGCTCTGGGGACGGGTGGACTTCGGCACCCTGGAGGTGACCGGGGACCGCTCCCTGCTGGCGGGACTACGGGTGGCCTGA
- a CDS encoding UDP-N-acetylmuramate dehydrogenase, whose product MPDVYAQPTADTDSADDRSLARYTTLRLGGAADRLVTAASAEEIVQRVQEARRRDEPVLLLAGGSNVVIGDVGFAGTVVLVRSRGFRIVAEDADTVTVRVEAGEPWDDLVATTVANGWSGVECLSGIPGSAGATPIQNVGAYGQEVAETVTGVQVYDRHDGSLGRIDASDCGFAYRSSVFRYSDRWVVLSVDFRLHRSPLSTPVRYAELARALGVEVGDRVPLADARDTVRRLRAGKGMVLDPADPDTRSVGSFFTNPVLDRAAYEMLRERAADLGEPPSWPGAGDVVKVSAAWLIDKAGFAKGHPGPEGVAISGKHTLALTNRSGTARAAALIELAREIRDGVHDRFGVTLHPEPVLVNCTV is encoded by the coding sequence GTGCCAGACGTCTACGCCCAGCCGACAGCCGACACCGATTCCGCCGACGACCGTTCCCTGGCGAGATACACCACCCTGCGGCTCGGTGGGGCGGCGGATCGGCTCGTGACCGCTGCCAGCGCCGAGGAGATCGTACAGAGGGTCCAGGAGGCGCGCCGACGTGACGAGCCGGTGCTCCTCCTCGCGGGCGGCAGCAACGTGGTGATCGGCGACGTCGGGTTCGCCGGCACCGTCGTCCTCGTCCGCTCCCGGGGCTTCCGGATCGTCGCCGAGGACGCCGACACGGTGACGGTCCGGGTCGAGGCCGGCGAGCCCTGGGACGACCTGGTCGCCACCACGGTCGCCAACGGTTGGTCCGGGGTGGAGTGCCTCTCCGGCATCCCCGGCTCGGCCGGCGCCACCCCGATCCAGAACGTCGGCGCGTACGGCCAGGAGGTCGCCGAGACGGTCACCGGCGTCCAGGTGTACGACCGCCACGACGGCAGCCTCGGTCGGATCGACGCTTCCGACTGTGGGTTCGCGTACCGGTCCAGTGTCTTCCGGTACAGCGACCGCTGGGTGGTGCTCTCGGTCGACTTCCGGCTGCACCGCTCGCCGCTGTCCACCCCGGTCCGCTACGCCGAACTGGCCCGGGCCCTCGGTGTCGAGGTCGGCGACCGGGTGCCGCTGGCCGACGCCCGGGACACGGTTCGCCGGCTGCGGGCCGGCAAGGGCATGGTGCTCGACCCGGCCGACCCGGACACCCGCTCGGTGGGCTCCTTCTTCACCAACCCGGTGCTCGACCGCGCCGCGTACGAGATGCTCCGCGAGCGCGCCGCCGACCTCGGCGAGCCGCCGTCCTGGCCCGGCGCGGGGGACGTGGTCAAGGTCAGCGCCGCCTGGCTCATCGACAAGGCCGGCTTCGCCAAGGGGCACCCTGGGCCGGAGGGGGTCGCCATCTCCGGCAAGCACACCCTGGCGCTCACCAACCGGTCCGGCACGGCCCGCGCCGCCGCCCTGATCGAGCTGGCGCGGGAAATCCGGGACGGGGTGCACGACCGCTTCGGCGTCACCCTGCACCCGGAACCCGTCCTGGTGAACTGCACCGTCTGA
- a CDS encoding phosphoglyceromutase: MTASEGPTVGTLVLLRHGESDWNAKNLFTGWVDVDLTAKGEAEARRGGELLREHGLLPDVVHTSLLRRAIRTAELALHAADRHWIATRRSWRLNERHYGALQGKNKKQTLDEYGEEQFMLWRRSYDTPPPPIDDADEWSQVGDPRYALLPTELMPRTECLKDVVERMLPYWYDSIVPDILAGRTVLVAAHGNSLRALVKHLDQVSDEAIAKLNIPTGIPLRYDLDPQLRPLTLGGTYLDPTAARDAAAAVANQGR; this comes from the coding sequence ATGACTGCGAGCGAAGGGCCCACGGTCGGGACGCTGGTCCTGCTGCGGCACGGCGAGAGCGACTGGAACGCCAAGAACCTCTTCACCGGCTGGGTCGACGTCGACCTCACCGCCAAGGGTGAGGCCGAGGCGCGCCGCGGCGGCGAGCTGCTGCGCGAGCACGGCCTGCTCCCCGACGTCGTGCACACCAGCCTGCTGCGCCGGGCGATCCGTACCGCCGAGCTGGCGCTGCACGCCGCCGACCGGCACTGGATCGCGACGCGTCGGTCGTGGCGGCTCAACGAGCGCCACTACGGCGCCCTCCAGGGCAAGAACAAGAAGCAGACCCTCGACGAGTACGGCGAGGAGCAGTTCATGCTCTGGCGCCGCTCGTACGACACCCCGCCGCCGCCGATCGACGACGCCGACGAGTGGTCGCAGGTTGGCGACCCCCGGTACGCGCTGCTGCCCACCGAGCTGATGCCGCGCACCGAGTGCCTCAAGGACGTCGTCGAGCGCATGCTGCCGTACTGGTACGACTCGATCGTGCCGGACATCCTCGCCGGCCGGACGGTGCTGGTGGCGGCGCACGGCAACTCGCTGCGCGCCCTGGTCAAGCACCTGGACCAGGTCTCCGACGAGGCGATCGCCAAGCTGAACATCCCCACCGGGATCCCGCTGCGCTACGACCTCGACCCGCAGCTGCGTCCGCTCACGCTGGGTGGCACCTATCTCGACCCGACCGCCGCCAGGGACGCCGCTGCGGCTGTCGCCAACCAGGGCCGCTGA
- a CDS encoding MDR family MFS transporter, with translation MRTVRGWFRETTGGLPATFWYLWAGTLINRLGSFVLIFLAIYLTQERGFSELQAGLVLGLWGVGGAVGTTIGGMLTDRWGRKPTLLTAHVGAASMMLALGFARPLWAMATGALLLGLFAEASRPAFGAMMIDVVPERDRLRAFSLNYWAINLGFASAAVLAGLAAEVDYLLLFVVDAATTLTTALVIFVKVRETRQPSVAVPSNGATVSRGALRTILTDRIYLGFVALNLLSALVFLQHISMLPIAMGEDGLSTSTYGSVIALNGVLIVAGQLFVPRLIRGRSRSHVLALASVVMAVGFGLTAFAEAAWFYGLTVLIWTLGEMLNSPSNSTLIAELSPAELRGRYQGVFSLSWQIAGAAAPILGGLVRQEAGNVTLWLGCAAIGGVTAAAHLLSGPARERRAVALRPPAVTPAEPATLLVPPAPQAAEAAATAPAEPSTAR, from the coding sequence GTGCGGACGGTACGGGGCTGGTTCCGGGAGACGACCGGCGGCCTACCCGCCACCTTCTGGTATCTCTGGGCCGGCACCCTGATCAACCGGCTCGGTTCGTTCGTCCTGATCTTCCTCGCGATCTACCTGACCCAGGAGCGCGGCTTCTCCGAACTCCAGGCCGGCCTGGTGCTGGGGCTCTGGGGTGTGGGTGGCGCGGTCGGCACGACCATCGGCGGGATGCTCACCGACCGTTGGGGGCGTAAGCCGACCCTGCTCACCGCCCACGTCGGCGCGGCCAGCATGATGCTGGCGCTGGGCTTCGCCCGCCCGCTGTGGGCGATGGCCACCGGGGCACTCCTGCTCGGCCTCTTCGCCGAGGCCTCCCGGCCGGCCTTCGGGGCGATGATGATCGACGTGGTGCCGGAGCGGGACCGGCTACGCGCCTTCTCGCTCAACTACTGGGCCATCAACCTCGGCTTCGCCAGCGCCGCCGTGCTCGCCGGGCTCGCCGCCGAGGTCGACTACCTGCTGCTCTTCGTGGTCGACGCCGCCACCACGCTGACCACCGCCCTGGTCATCTTCGTCAAGGTACGGGAGACCCGGCAGCCGAGCGTGGCCGTGCCCAGCAACGGCGCGACCGTGTCCCGAGGTGCCCTGCGCACCATCCTCACCGACCGGATCTACCTCGGCTTCGTGGCGCTCAACCTGCTCAGCGCACTGGTCTTCCTCCAGCACATCTCGATGCTGCCGATCGCCATGGGCGAGGACGGCCTCTCCACCTCGACGTACGGGTCGGTGATCGCGCTCAACGGCGTCCTGATCGTGGCGGGGCAGCTCTTCGTCCCCCGGCTGATCCGGGGTCGCAGCCGCTCCCACGTGCTCGCCCTCGCCTCGGTCGTGATGGCCGTCGGCTTCGGGCTGACCGCCTTCGCCGAAGCGGCCTGGTTCTACGGGCTCACCGTGCTGATCTGGACGCTCGGCGAGATGCTCAACTCCCCGTCGAACTCCACGCTGATCGCCGAACTCTCCCCGGCCGAGCTGCGCGGCCGCTACCAGGGCGTGTTCTCGCTCTCCTGGCAGATCGCCGGGGCCGCTGCGCCGATCCTCGGCGGCCTGGTCCGGCAGGAGGCGGGCAACGTCACGCTCTGGCTGGGCTGCGCCGCGATCGGCGGGGTCACCGCCGCCGCCCACCTGCTCTCCGGGCCGGCCCGGGAACGCCGGGCCGTCGCGTTGCGCCCGCCGGCCGTCACGCCGGCCGAGCCGGCCACTCTCCTCGTGCCACCCGCCCCGCAGGCCGCGGAGGCGGCGGCGACCGCCCCGGCCGAACCCTCCACCGCCCGCTGA
- a CDS encoding carbohydrate ABC transporter permease: protein MTVGLQRPPVGAPAPPPARPPKGVRLSRIDQRWSPYLYIAPFFLLFGVFGLYPLGYTLWVSLHDWDLLGTEHTFVGLENYSRLMADSDFWHSVVNTLGIFVISTVPQLLAALWLANLLNRQLRARTTFRMAVLVPNVTSTAAVAIVFGVIFGREFGMVNWLLDLVGVDPIGWKSNRFASWVAISTMVDWRWTGYNALIFLAAMQAIPRDLYESAAIDGANRVRQFWSITVPLLKPTIIFTVIISTIGGLQLFTEPRLFHSGTNPIRGGPMRESQTVTMYMFENAFAPHYNFGYGSAVAWLLFALIAVVAAINVLMLRRLAGGGPKKADGGGPKKADGGGKKEGGR from the coding sequence GTGACCGTCGGACTCCAGCGGCCACCGGTGGGGGCCCCGGCGCCCCCACCGGCCCGGCCCCCGAAGGGGGTACGCCTCAGCCGGATCGACCAGCGCTGGTCACCGTACCTCTACATCGCGCCGTTCTTCCTGCTCTTCGGGGTGTTCGGGCTCTACCCGCTGGGCTACACCCTCTGGGTGTCGCTGCACGACTGGGACCTGCTCGGCACCGAGCACACCTTCGTGGGCCTGGAGAACTACAGCCGCCTGATGGCCGACAGCGACTTCTGGCACTCGGTGGTCAACACCCTGGGGATCTTCGTCATCTCCACCGTCCCGCAGCTGCTCGCCGCACTCTGGCTGGCGAACCTGCTCAACCGGCAGCTGCGGGCCCGGACCACGTTCCGGATGGCGGTGCTGGTGCCGAACGTGACCTCGACCGCCGCCGTGGCGATCGTCTTCGGCGTGATCTTCGGGCGCGAGTTCGGCATGGTCAACTGGCTGCTCGACCTGGTCGGCGTCGACCCGATCGGCTGGAAGTCCAACCGGTTCGCCTCCTGGGTGGCCATCTCGACCATGGTCGACTGGCGGTGGACCGGCTACAACGCGCTGATCTTCCTGGCCGCGATGCAGGCCATTCCCCGCGACCTGTACGAGTCGGCGGCGATCGACGGGGCCAACCGGGTCCGGCAGTTCTGGTCGATCACGGTGCCGCTGCTCAAGCCGACCATCATCTTCACCGTCATCATCTCCACCATCGGCGGGCTGCAACTGTTCACCGAGCCCCGCCTCTTCCACTCCGGCACCAACCCGATCCGGGGCGGACCGATGCGGGAGTCACAGACGGTGACCATGTACATGTTCGAGAACGCCTTCGCCCCGCACTACAACTTCGGCTACGGCTCGGCGGTGGCCTGGCTGCTCTTCGCGCTGATCGCGGTCGTGGCGGCGATCAACGTGCTGATGCTGCGTCGGCTCGCCGGCGGCGGGCCGAAGAAGGCCGACGGCGGCGGGCCGAAGAAGGCCGACGGCGGCGGGAAGAAGGAGGGCGGCCGATGA
- the mshA gene encoding D-inositol-3-phosphate glycosyltransferase — protein sequence MAEMHTGVGRQRGARPWPRPRRIATISVHTSPLHQPGTGDAGGMNVYVVEVARRLAAAGVEVDIFTRATSGDLPPVVEMAPGVHVRHVTSGPLGGLTKEELPGQLCAFTAGVLRAEAARPPGWYDLIHSHYWLSGQVGWLAKERWGVPLVHTAHTLAKVKNAQLAAGDRPEPKARVIGEEQVVAEADRLVANTRVEAGDLIDRYDAAPARVTVVEPGVDLDRFRPATGDPALARRAARLRLGLPTEGYVVAFVGRIQPLKAPDVLVRAVAALRARDPFLADQVTVAIVGGPSGSGLDRPTSLIELAATLGVTDRVRFLPPRTGDDMPALYRAADLVAVPSYNESFGLVALEAQACGTPVVAAAVGGLVTAVRDQVSGVLVDGHDPAAWAGTFGQLLPDRPRLTALARGAVRHAAHFSWDRTVHGLLAVYRETIADYRDRLTSELAADSAVFSCG from the coding sequence GTGGCGGAGATGCACACCGGTGTCGGTCGTCAGCGCGGTGCCCGTCCGTGGCCCCGGCCCCGGCGTATCGCCACGATCTCCGTACACACCTCACCGCTGCACCAACCGGGCACCGGTGACGCGGGCGGGATGAACGTCTACGTCGTGGAGGTCGCCCGCCGGCTCGCCGCCGCCGGTGTCGAGGTCGACATCTTCACCCGGGCCACCTCCGGCGACCTGCCACCGGTGGTCGAGATGGCGCCCGGGGTGCACGTCCGGCACGTCACGTCCGGTCCGCTGGGGGGGCTCACCAAGGAGGAGCTTCCCGGCCAGCTCTGCGCCTTCACCGCCGGGGTGCTGCGTGCCGAGGCGGCCCGTCCGCCCGGCTGGTACGACCTCATCCACTCCCACTACTGGCTCTCGGGGCAGGTCGGCTGGCTGGCCAAGGAGCGCTGGGGGGTGCCGCTGGTGCACACCGCGCACACCCTGGCCAAGGTGAAGAACGCCCAGCTCGCCGCCGGGGACCGGCCCGAACCGAAGGCCCGGGTGATCGGCGAGGAACAGGTCGTCGCGGAGGCGGACCGACTGGTCGCCAACACCCGGGTCGAGGCCGGTGACCTGATCGACCGGTACGACGCCGCACCGGCCCGGGTCACCGTGGTAGAACCCGGCGTCGACCTGGACCGGTTCCGCCCCGCCACGGGCGACCCGGCCCTCGCCCGGCGCGCCGCCCGGCTCCGGCTCGGCCTGCCCACGGAGGGGTACGTGGTCGCCTTCGTCGGCCGGATCCAACCGTTGAAGGCGCCGGACGTGCTGGTGCGCGCGGTCGCCGCGTTGCGCGCCCGCGATCCGTTCCTCGCCGACCAGGTGACCGTGGCCATCGTGGGCGGCCCCAGCGGCAGTGGCCTGGACCGGCCCACCTCGTTGATCGAGCTGGCCGCCACCCTCGGGGTCACCGACCGGGTCCGCTTCCTGCCGCCGCGCACCGGGGACGATATGCCGGCCCTGTACCGGGCCGCCGACCTGGTCGCGGTGCCGTCGTACAACGAGTCTTTCGGCCTGGTGGCTTTGGAGGCGCAGGCCTGCGGTACGCCGGTGGTGGCGGCGGCCGTCGGCGGTCTGGTGACCGCGGTCCGCGACCAGGTCAGCGGGGTGCTGGTCGACGGCCACGACCCCGCCGCCTGGGCCGGTACGTTCGGCCAGCTGCTGCCGGACCGGCCCCGGCTGACGGCGCTGGCCCGGGGCGCGGTACGACACGCCGCGCACTTCTCCTGGGACCGGACGGTGCACGGGCTCCTCGCCGTCTACCGGGAGACGATCGCCGACTACCGGGACCGGCTCACCTCCGAGCTGGCCGCCGACTCGGCGGTGTTCTCCTGCGGCTGA
- a CDS encoding YbjN domain-containing protein has translation MSAKSEVAALIEAYCAERELEYEATGPASYAVTLPGTHKLKTICNLIVGDHALRVEAFVMRQPDERREELWAWLLQRNARMYGVSFSIDTVGDVYLTGRVNLAGLDADELDRLLGAVLTYADESFDTMLEIGFGTAIRREWEWRVKRGESTRNLDAFAHLFAPSASTGEPLPPAGG, from the coding sequence ATGAGCGCGAAGAGCGAGGTTGCCGCCCTGATCGAGGCGTACTGCGCGGAACGGGAGCTGGAGTACGAGGCGACCGGCCCCGCGTCGTACGCGGTCACCCTGCCCGGCACCCACAAGCTGAAGACGATCTGCAACCTCATCGTGGGCGACCACGCGCTGCGCGTCGAGGCGTTCGTGATGCGCCAGCCGGACGAGCGGCGCGAGGAACTCTGGGCCTGGCTGCTGCAACGCAACGCCCGCATGTACGGGGTGTCCTTCTCCATCGACACCGTCGGCGACGTGTACCTGACCGGCCGGGTCAACCTCGCCGGGCTGGACGCCGACGAGCTGGACCGGCTCCTCGGCGCGGTGCTGACCTACGCGGACGAGTCGTTCGACACGATGCTGGAGATCGGCTTCGGCACGGCGATCCGCCGGGAGTGGGAGTGGCGGGTCAAGCGGGGCGAATCGACCCGGAACCTCGACGCGTTCGCGCACCTCTTCGCCCCGTCCGCCAGCACCGGTGAACCGTTACCCCCCGCCGGCGGCTGA
- a CDS encoding SDR family oxidoreductase, producing the protein MTPVAIVTGASSGIGAATARRLATEGFHVLAAARRTDRLADLVADIAAAGGSATAVACDVTSDESVAGLASAAERGPGPVTLLVNNAGGARGLDPVESGSVGDWQWMYDVNVLGTLRVTQAVLPALESSGGGTIVIVSSTAGLGVYEGGGGYTAAKHAQTAVAGTLRLELCGRPIRVIEIDPGMVRTDEFSLVRFDGDTERAAAVYAGVAEPLVAEDVADCIAWCATRPRHVNVDRLVVRPLAQAAQHKVHRVV; encoded by the coding sequence ATGACCCCTGTCGCCATCGTCACCGGAGCGTCGAGCGGGATCGGCGCGGCCACCGCCCGCCGCCTCGCCACCGAGGGCTTCCACGTGCTCGCCGCCGCCCGGCGGACCGACCGGCTGGCCGACCTGGTCGCCGACATCGCCGCCGCGGGCGGTTCGGCCACCGCCGTCGCCTGCGACGTGACCTCCGACGAGTCGGTCGCCGGGTTGGCCTCCGCCGCCGAGCGGGGCCCCGGGCCGGTCACCCTGCTGGTCAACAACGCCGGGGGCGCCCGGGGGCTCGACCCGGTGGAGTCCGGCTCGGTCGGCGACTGGCAGTGGATGTACGACGTGAACGTGCTCGGCACGCTCCGCGTGACGCAGGCGGTCCTACCCGCCCTGGAGTCCTCCGGGGGCGGCACCATCGTCATCGTCAGCTCCACCGCCGGGCTCGGCGTCTACGAGGGTGGGGGCGGCTACACCGCGGCGAAGCACGCCCAGACCGCGGTCGCCGGAACACTCCGGCTGGAACTCTGCGGCCGGCCGATCCGGGTGATCGAGATCGATCCCGGCATGGTACGGACCGACGAGTTCTCCCTCGTCCGGTTCGACGGCGACACCGAGCGCGCGGCGGCGGTCTACGCCGGCGTGGCCGAGCCGTTGGTCGCCGAGGACGTCGCGGACTGCATCGCCTGGTGCGCCACCCGCCCCCGGCACGTCAACGTGGACCGCCTGGTGGTCCGGCCGCTGGCGCAGGCCGCCCAGCACAAGGTGCACCGGGTGGTCTAG
- a CDS encoding SAM-dependent methyltransferase produces the protein MTQRPQGVVTRGTTNPNRLRRVDNWIVATCGDRLRSAADPLVVDLGYGAAPVTAVELRARLAAGVRSDVRLVGLEIDPARVAAAAPAADPPRLTFARGGFELAGLRPALVRAFNVLRQYDERDVAAAWRTMTAALAPGGLLVEGTCDELGRLGGWVLLDADGPRSLTLAARLGTLDTPATLAERLPKALIHRNVPGERVHDLLRALDDGWRAAAAYAPFGPRQRWTRTVAGLREAGWPLLDRPRRWRLGELTVPWSAVAPR, from the coding sequence GTGACGCAGCGGCCCCAGGGCGTGGTCACCCGGGGAACGACCAACCCGAACCGGCTCCGCCGGGTGGACAACTGGATCGTCGCGACCTGCGGTGACCGGCTCCGCTCGGCGGCCGACCCGCTGGTGGTCGACCTGGGTTACGGCGCGGCACCGGTCACCGCCGTGGAACTGCGGGCCCGGCTGGCGGCCGGCGTCCGCTCCGACGTACGGCTGGTCGGCCTGGAGATCGACCCGGCCCGGGTGGCCGCCGCCGCGCCCGCCGCCGACCCGCCCCGGCTCACCTTCGCCCGGGGCGGGTTCGAGCTGGCCGGACTCCGACCCGCCCTGGTCCGCGCGTTCAACGTGCTCCGCCAGTACGACGAACGCGACGTCGCCGCCGCCTGGCGGACGATGACCGCCGCGCTCGCCCCGGGCGGGTTGCTGGTCGAGGGGACCTGCGACGAGCTGGGCCGGCTCGGCGGCTGGGTGCTGCTCGACGCCGACGGCCCACGCTCGCTCACCCTGGCCGCCCGGCTGGGCACCCTGGACACCCCGGCCACCCTGGCGGAGCGGCTGCCCAAGGCGCTGATCCACCGCAACGTCCCCGGTGAACGGGTGCACGATCTGCTCCGGGCGCTCGACGACGGTTGGCGGGCGGCGGCGGCGTACGCCCCCTTCGGCCCCCGGCAGCGCTGGACGCGGACGGTGGCCGGGCTGCGGGAGGCGGGCTGGCCGCTGCTCGACCGTCCCCGCCGCTGGCGACTCGGCGAACTCACCGTCCCGTGGTCCGCCGTTGCTCCCCGCTGA
- the phoU gene encoding phosphate signaling complex protein PhoU, with the protein MRDEFRADLQSVGQLLVDMAEGIRAAMRQATRALLTADRRAAEVVIVRDAEIDGLYRDVEERVCELLARQAPVASDLRAVITALHVAADLERMGDLADHVAKTALRRHPSPAVPAELRPIFTDMAEIADRMAGKIGSVLADPDADLAAELDRDDDAMDDLHRSLFGVLLDDAWPYGVETAIDATLLGRFYERFADHAVNAGEHVVYLVTGETV; encoded by the coding sequence ATGCGTGACGAGTTCCGCGCCGACCTGCAGAGCGTCGGCCAGCTGCTCGTGGACATGGCCGAGGGAATCCGCGCCGCCATGCGGCAGGCCACCCGGGCGCTGCTCACCGCCGACCGGAGGGCCGCCGAGGTCGTGATCGTGCGGGACGCCGAGATCGACGGTCTCTACCGGGACGTCGAGGAGCGGGTCTGCGAGTTGCTCGCCCGGCAGGCCCCGGTCGCCTCGGACCTGCGCGCGGTGATCACCGCGCTGCACGTCGCAGCCGACCTGGAACGGATGGGTGACCTCGCCGACCACGTCGCCAAGACCGCGCTGCGGCGGCACCCCTCCCCCGCCGTTCCCGCCGAACTGCGACCGATCTTCACCGACATGGCCGAGATCGCGGACCGGATGGCCGGGAAGATCGGCTCGGTGCTGGCGGACCCGGACGCGGACCTCGCCGCCGAACTGGACCGCGACGACGACGCCATGGACGACCTGCACCGCAGCCTCTTCGGGGTGCTGCTCGACGATGCCTGGCCGTACGGGGTCGAGACGGCGATCGACGCCACGCTGCTGGGCCGGTTCTACGAGCGCTTCGCCGACCACGCGGTGAACGCCGGCGAGCACGTGGTCTACCTGGTCACCGGCGAGACGGTCTGA